The DNA segment CTGGGCGGTACAAAGTAGCCGAGGTTTTCCGCACTCTGGTTGGTTTGCATGGCCACACCGACGATGTGCCCGTTGGAAATCACCGGGCCGCCACTGTTACCGGGATTGATCGCGGCGTCTATTTGCCCGGCCATCAGGTAACTCTCTGCGTGGGCGTAGTACTGGTGCTCTACCCGTGACAGGACGCCGCGAGTGATGGACAGGGATTTGCCGCCGATGGGATAGCCATAGACTGTGACTTCTTCTTGCAGGTCGGGCAATTTGCCCAGCGCCAGCGGGCGGGTATCCGCAAAGAAATGCTCATCGTCTACGGTGAGCAGGGCCAGATCTGCATCGTGGGAGACGAATTTCACGCGAGCGCGGTATTTCTTCGCGTCACCGTGGCGCTGCACCTGTATAAAACTGCCATTGGCTACGACGTGGGCATTGGTGAGGATCTGCTGGTTGCGGATCACCGCACCGGACCCGGACAGTTGCTTGGGGTTGAGCAGGGCCCAGGGGTTGAAGTAATCCGGCGCAGCGGCCGTGGTGTAGATTTTGATGATTGAGCGTTTGAGCTGCTCGTGTTCGCGGCTGTCGGCTGCCGCAGGCTGCATGCCGGACAGAATCAGCAGAGAGATGGCGATCAGTTGTTTCATCATGGCTGTTTTCTAACAGGTTAAGTGGGGCCAGTGTAGCAACAATCGGGGGCGGTGGCGGAATTTTCACCAATTTGTTGGTCCGCACCTATTCCTGCTCCCGCAGGAAACGGTGGATTTGGCGGCGCTGTTTTTTATTGGGGCGCTGGCGCTGGACACCCGCGTTGGCGGCCTGGCGTTCAGCGCGCTCCCGCCCGCGTCGAGCGATGCTGTGTTCGGTTTCCCGGTACAGCGTGCGGGCGAATTCAGCGTCGCGACGCCGGTCGCAGAGGGCGGTCACGGCGACTTCCACCAGGTCCCAACCCTGACGAATACTCAGGTTGGTGCCGACGGTAATTTCCCTGCTGGCCTTGACCCGCTGGCCACCGATGTGGATCTTGCCGCCTTCAATGGCCTGTTTGGCAAGAGTGCGTGTCTTGAAAAAACGCGCGGCCCAGAGCCACTTGTCGATGCGGAGTTTTTCCATCGCAGTGTATGCTTGAAGGTTCAGTATTTCGTGCACTTTGGCTGTCGGGGCTGTGCGCTGTGCCTCACCGCCATAATCTCGTCAAAGTGGTGAATGGCTTCAAAATCGGTAATTTCCCGACTGGGTCTGCGGCTGTCGGGCTGGCGGATACACAACAAGTGAGCGATACCGTAGGCCTGTGCGGCAGCCAGCACACTCTGGTTATCATCCACAAGCAGGGTACGCAGTGGATCGAAGTCCAGGGCTCTGTGCAGTGTATGCCAGAAGCGGCTGCTCTCTTTGGCGTACCCGTAGTCGTGGGAGGAGATGATGCCGTCAAACCAGCTGCCAATGCCGGTAATTTCCAGCTTGTGGCTGAGGCCCTGGCGGTGGGCGTTGGTGACCAGAAAGGTGGGCTTGTGCAACTGCTGCAGGCAGTGCAGAAAGGCTTCTGTATGGGGGCGCAGGGCAATGCGCTCTTCAATCTCGCGCAGAATTGCCAGGATGTCCAGCTCCAGGGTCTTGGCCCAGAAATCCAGGCAGTACCACTCCAGGGTGCCGCGGCGCGCGTCGATTTCCCGCTGCAGTTGGTATCTCGCGCGCTGTAAATCCAGACCGTGCACCTGCGCATAGCGCTTGGGCAGGTGGTCGAACCAGAAGTGGTTGTCGTAGTGCAAATCCAGCAGGGTGCCGTCCATGTCCAGCAATACGGTATCGATACTTCGCCAGTCGAGCATGAGGCCTATCTACTATCAGCGGTAGCTATGGGAAGCCAAGGTGTCGTTGTCCTTCGCTGTCCCTGTCTGCCAAGGGTTACATTATGCCTGGGTGCGGCGGATGCCGTACAGGATGAAAAATTGTGCACTGTAATAGGTGAGCATAATCGCTGTATCGGCAAGGGGTATGGGGGCAATAAACCTGTTCAGTGCAATCAGGGTATCGGACACCATAAAGGTGACGGCTCCGCCAAAAAGCAGGGCGGAATCCCCACGGTGGGCAGCGGCCCCCAGCGCCATAACCACGATGGCCAGCAGGTACAACAGCACTGCCGGCGCCAGATCCGCACTTGCGGGAAGGATCAGGCGTGCCAGCAGGAATGCGGCGACCAGTACAGGGACGGCACGCAACAGACTGCGCCGGTTGCGAAAGTCGGCGCTGCGCAGGAAGTTGCCGGCATAAATCAGCTGAGCCAGCAAAAAGGCACCGAGTCCAGCAATAAACTGATTGGGAAAATCCATCTCCAGCAGGACATCACCGAGTGCCGAGAACGCCAGTGCCGCCAGGGTCAGGGCGCGGGTAGGTCCCCGCAGCTGGCGCAGGGCGATGGCCCCCAGGATGGCGATAGGCAAAGCTTTGAGGGAGGCCATCCACAGTCCTTGGATACCGAGGCCCTCCAGCAATATAAAAAGCGCAGCAGTGCCGATAAACGCGGCGGGCAAAAAGTGCTGCGGTTGTGCCGCAGGGGTGTTGGGGAGAACTTTGGATGGCATGGTGATACCCTGGTTGTGATTGTTATCTCGCATTTGTACTGTTGTCCGGGGCGCTGGTCCGCTTTACCGCCAGGTTTGGATTCTGGCCCGCGCGCCCCGGCCAATTATCCTCTTGGGTTACTATTCCCCAACAGAAAACCCTTGTCCAGGCAGGCCGCTCGCCTGCGGACACCCAATTGATGGAGAGCTTTATCGATGAAAGCAGCGAATATTCTCGAAACCATTGGCAATACCCCGCATGTAAGAATCAACCATCTGTTCCGCCCCGATATCGAGGTGTGGATGAAAGTGGAGCGTTTTAACCCGGGCAGCAGTATCAAGGATCGTATTGCCCTCGCCATGATCGAGGATGCGGAGCGTCGCGGTGCCCTGCGCCCCGGTGGCATTATTATTGAGCCGACCTCCGGCAACACCGGGATCGGCCTGGCGATGGTGGCAGCGGTAAAGGGCTACCGCCTGATTCTCACCATGCCGGAGTCCATGTCCCTGGAGCGCCGCCAGGTGATGAAGGCGATGGGTGCGGAGCTGGTGCTTACACCCAGGGAACGGGGCATGGGTGGCGCTATTGAGCAGGCCGAAGCGCTCAGAGCGCAGCATGATAATAGCTGGATGCCCCAGCAGTTTAGTAACCGCGCCAATGCCCAGGTACACCGGGAAACCACCGCCAGGGAAATTCTGACGGATTTTCCCGACGGGCTCGACTATCTGATCACTGGGGTCGGTACCGGCGGGCATATCACCGGTTGCGGCGAAGTGCTGAAGATGGCCTTTCCCAAATTGCAGGTGTATGCGGTGGAGCCGGAAAAATCCCCGGTGATCAGTGGGGGTGAGAAGGGGTTGCATCGTTTGCAGGGAATTGGTGCCGGCTTTATTCCGGAGGTACTCAACACCGAAGTTCTCGACGGCACCATTCTGGTGAGTGAGGAGGACAGCTTCGAACTGACACGCCAGTGTGCTGTAAAGGAGGGCATTTTTGTGGGTATCTCCTCCGGCGCCAGCCTGGCCGCGTTGAAACGGCGCGAAGGGGAGTTTGCTCCCGGCAGTCGCGTATTGGTGTTCAGTTACGATAGCGGCGAGCGCTACCTGTCCGTTAAAGATCTTTTCTCCGCCTGAGGCCTATAATAGCGCGCAGTCAGAGTAAGGAGCTTGCATGGACAAGGCGATATTGGAACAGGTGATTGCTATCTGCACCGATGCTGGTGCGGCAATCCTGGATATCTATCACAGCAGTGCCGAGCTGCAAGTGGACACCAAGCCGGATGATTCACCGGTAACAGCGGCAGACCTGGCCGCACATAAGGTCCTGGCCCCGGCCCTGGCACAGATCCTCGAAGGCGTGCCGGTACTGTCGGAGGAGCAGGCCATCCCCCCTTTTGCAGAGCGCAGCCAGTGGCAACGCTATTGGATTGTCGACCCTCTCGACGGTACCAAGGAGTTTATTCGCCGCACCGGAGAATTTACCGTGAATGTGGCACTTGTTGAAAATGGCAAGCCGGTGATGGGTGTGGTACATGTGCCGGTTCTGGGGATCACCTATGCCGGTTGCAGTGACATTGGCGCTTTTAAGCGCACGGCGTCCGGTGATGTGGCAATCCATGTGCGCTCACTTGGGCCTCGCCTGGAGTCCGGTGAGCCCGTGGCACTGGTGGCCAGCCGCAGCCATGGCGCTGGCGTGGTAGATCAACTGGTGGAGCGTATCGAGTCCAGGCTGGGCACTGTCGAATGTAAAAATATGGGCAGCTCCCTGAAATTGTGCCTGGTGGCAGAAGGTGCCGCGGACCTCTACCCGCGACTGGCGCCCACTTGCGAGTGGGATACCGCCGCAGCCCAGGCAGTGGTCGAGGCCGCCGGTGGTGTTGTAGTCGACGACCAGTTCCGACTGCTGCGTTACAATCGCAAGGACTCACTGCTCAACCCGTTTTTCTTTGTGATCGGCGATAAGTCTTTCGACTGGCGGGATTTGCTCGTGACCGACCCCCCGGTGCACTAGGGTTGCCCAGCCCCGCCCGTTGGCGGCGGGGGTGTCCACCGCGAACCCCCCGTTGTGCCGGTAAAAGTCCCAACCGCGGTCTGACTGCGCTGCACGCTATGGCGATACCCAAATCCGTGAATCCTCTGTTCCCCCCGATCGCTGCACGGGGATGGTGCCTGCCGGTGTGCATCGGCGATCCAAAACGCGGGAGTGCGATCATGCAACGGACGCAGGCGAGGGGGATTGTCATACCGTCTGTTGCCGGGAGCACACGGTGGTGATTACCGCCAGCTGTCATTGGAAAACGTCGGGAAACCCAGCTGCCCAACAGTGTGGCCATTGCCTTTCCAGAGCCTGTGTTGACCGTGAATTATCATCGCCGGAGGTTTTTTAAAGGTATTTGCAGTACCCGTGCACGGAAACATTTTCTACCGGGGATCTGTGCAGTCGATGGAGCGGTGAAAGTGAGCGGATGCCTGTAAGCACCCGGGGGAATGTATCCCTGCGGCGAACCTGTGGATTTTCTTACCAGATTGTGTCCCCGCAATTGAAACCCGTCTACCCTTTGGAAAGTGAATATACAAGGGTATTTTCCAATGCGCTATCCGGTCGTGCTCCACAATATTGAACATGCCGGCTTTGGTGCCATAGCACCGGACCTGCCGCATTGTCATTGCCATGCTGAAACTCTGGATGACACCTTGCAAAAAATGGCGGAAACCATGTTTCAGCGCCTAGAGGACCTGCGCCTGGCCGGGCAGCCAATGCCCAGGCCACAGGCGGTGGATACCCTGCGGGAAAACCCGGCATTTGCCGGTGGTATCTGGGCCATTATCGATGTGGCGAGTGCCTAGGGTTTGTGGGCCGGCGGGCAATGGATGGGATCTGTGCAAGGGCGACTGTGATGAAGAGAACTTTGGGTGCCCTGGCCCTGTTGCTGCCCGCCACGGTGAATGCCCTGGAGTGGAATAATCCCTTCGAGGGTATACGCACCGGTGAGTACCGGGTTATCGCGACCCTCGGTCTGGGCAATGGGGAACTACGGATCAATAACAACCGGGATTTTTTCGCTTATGCCAGCGTGGGCATTACCCCGGCAGTGGGTGTCTGGCAGGTGGAGTTGCGCGGTTCGCGCTTTGACGACAGCCACATAAGGGTCAACCAGGTAGGGTTGAACTTCAAGGTGGATTTTACCCTGAATTGCTATGTACAGTGCCTTTACTGGATGGTCGGCTGGAACTATGCCGATATCGACCTCAACGATGTCCGCAAGCACGGCTACTGGTACCACAGGAAGAAGGACTGGCACTACCCTGTGGAAAACTGGTATTACGATGGCCGCTATATCCATCTGCTCAACCCCAGCGGCAGTGACAGTTTCTGGAATTTGGGAATCGGTTACCGCTTTATGTGGACGCGGGATTTTGATACCTCTATTGAATACAATTATAACAATATCGGCTCCGTTCACCGGGTGGATTTGGGCCACCTGCGTACACTCACCGTCAACTTCTCCTACCGGTTTTAGGTGTGTCGGCATAGGTGCCCGCCAGTGGTTGCACTGGCGGGCGTGCGGGTAGCCTAAAGGCGGTAAATACCTTTGAGCCACAGGGTGCGGCCGGGTTCATTGACACGGGTTAACTGTGGGAAATTCGCAATCCCCGCGCCGGCGCGGCTGACATGTTCTGCGTAGCTTTTATTCAGCAGGTTGTCGATGCCGGCGGTAAGCAGCAGGTTGGTGTTGGGGCGCCACCCGGCATTGATCGACACGACATCGGCAGAGTCGGTTGGGCCAAAATCCTGACCGATAATAGTGCCTTTGCCGATATCCACGCGATCCTGGCTGGCGATGGCCCGCCACAGCAAACCTGCCGACCATTGGGGGATCTCG comes from the Microbulbifer sp. MI-G genome and includes:
- the yrfG gene encoding GMP/IMP nucleotidase, whose translation is MLDWRSIDTVLLDMDGTLLDLHYDNHFWFDHLPKRYAQVHGLDLQRARYQLQREIDARRGTLEWYCLDFWAKTLELDILAILREIEERIALRPHTEAFLHCLQQLHKPTFLVTNAHRQGLSHKLEITGIGSWFDGIISSHDYGYAKESSRFWHTLHRALDFDPLRTLLVDDNQSVLAAAQAYGIAHLLCIRQPDSRRPSREITDFEAIHHFDEIMAVRHSAQPRQPKCTKY
- a CDS encoding type II toxin-antitoxin system HicB family antitoxin, translating into MRYPVVLHNIEHAGFGAIAPDLPHCHCHAETLDDTLQKMAETMFQRLEDLRLAGQPMPRPQAVDTLRENPAFAGGIWAIIDVASA
- a CDS encoding lysoplasmalogenase, with protein sequence MPSKVLPNTPAAQPQHFLPAAFIGTAALFILLEGLGIQGLWMASLKALPIAILGAIALRQLRGPTRALTLAALAFSALGDVLLEMDFPNQFIAGLGAFLLAQLIYAGNFLRSADFRNRRSLLRAVPVLVAAFLLARLILPASADLAPAVLLYLLAIVVMALGAAAHRGDSALLFGGAVTFMVSDTLIALNRFIAPIPLADTAIMLTYYSAQFFILYGIRRTQA
- a CDS encoding outer membrane beta-barrel protein, with translation MKRTLGALALLLPATVNALEWNNPFEGIRTGEYRVIATLGLGNGELRINNNRDFFAYASVGITPAVGVWQVELRGSRFDDSHIRVNQVGLNFKVDFTLNCYVQCLYWMVGWNYADIDLNDVRKHGYWYHRKKDWHYPVENWYYDGRYIHLLNPSGSDSFWNLGIGYRFMWTRDFDTSIEYNYNNIGSVHRVDLGHLRTLTVNFSYRF
- the cysQ gene encoding 3'(2'),5'-bisphosphate nucleotidase CysQ: MDKAILEQVIAICTDAGAAILDIYHSSAELQVDTKPDDSPVTAADLAAHKVLAPALAQILEGVPVLSEEQAIPPFAERSQWQRYWIVDPLDGTKEFIRRTGEFTVNVALVENGKPVMGVVHVPVLGITYAGCSDIGAFKRTASGDVAIHVRSLGPRLESGEPVALVASRSHGAGVVDQLVERIESRLGTVECKNMGSSLKLCLVAEGAADLYPRLAPTCEWDTAAAQAVVEAAGGVVVDDQFRLLRYNRKDSLLNPFFFVIGDKSFDWRDLLVTDPPVH
- the cysK gene encoding cysteine synthase A, giving the protein MKAANILETIGNTPHVRINHLFRPDIEVWMKVERFNPGSSIKDRIALAMIEDAERRGALRPGGIIIEPTSGNTGIGLAMVAAVKGYRLILTMPESMSLERRQVMKAMGAELVLTPRERGMGGAIEQAEALRAQHDNSWMPQQFSNRANAQVHRETTAREILTDFPDGLDYLITGVGTGGHITGCGEVLKMAFPKLQVYAVEPEKSPVISGGEKGLHRLQGIGAGFIPEVLNTEVLDGTILVSEEDSFELTRQCAVKEGIFVGISSGASLAALKRREGEFAPGSRVLVFSYDSGERYLSVKDLFSA
- a CDS encoding RNA-binding S4 domain-containing protein, with the protein product MEKLRIDKWLWAARFFKTRTLAKQAIEGGKIHIGGQRVKASREITVGTNLSIRQGWDLVEVAVTALCDRRRDAEFARTLYRETEHSIARRGRERAERQAANAGVQRQRPNKKQRRQIHRFLREQE